The Micromonospora sp. NBC_00421 genome contains a region encoding:
- a CDS encoding F0F1 ATP synthase subunit C codes for MDASVLAEVTGSTAAIGYGLAAIGPGIGVGLVFAAYIQSTARQPESSRMTLPYVWIGFAVIEALALLGIAFGFIWSGA; via the coding sequence ATGGACGCTAGCGTTCTCGCCGAGGTCACCGGCAGCACCGCCGCCATCGGCTACGGCCTCGCCGCCATCGGCCCGGGCATCGGCGTCGGCCTGGTCTTCGCCGCCTACATCCAGTCGACCGCCCGGCAGCCGGAGTCGTCCCGGATGACCCTGCCGTACGTCTGGATCGGCTTCGCCGTCATCGAGGCGCTCGCCCTGCTCGGCATCGCCTTCGGCTTCATCTGGTCCGGCGCCTGA